AGTTGAGTATCATTCATAGCAGCGAAAGAGTTGTATTTAGACGACAGGTATCAGTTATATCATCTGAAAATGCGCAAAGAGCTGCATCAACGCATACTATATCAATATGCACGTATATCGTGTATTTgctacaaaatttaaaatataactatacttcattattttttaaaactcaaacTATTTATCGTATATACAGCCAAATATTTGCCACGTTGcttaatttttccaattttttagTATGATTGGACTAGGCCCAAATAAGAAGTAGAAGCCCAATAGTGAAAAACTCAAAGAGGACAATTAGGCCCATGTAAAATATCTCTTCTTTTATTGGTTTTCCATTCGGTGTTCAAAACTTTGTGGAAGCCAATTAAATTCGAATCGTGCATTGCAAGACCTATTCAGTGCATTGCAGGGCCTATTCAGAGATGATgtttcaaataattatttttttatatcgaAAACTCAAATTTAAAATCTCTAATTAAGAGTGAAATAGTTTCATCAGTGGACTGGTCGAGCTATAATATCTATCTTCTATTTGGTTTTGCTTAAAACAAAGGCCAGAAATAACGAGACTTGTCTCTCTCTCCATCtgattttttcttttggttTAATTCTCCATTTGAGTCCACTCCTCAAGAAGAAGAGAACCAAAAGCCACGTTTGGataaactaaaaattttaaaaatggctTATGCTTTGCAGATTACTTCTCAGTACTACCACAATAGAATTTCTCTTTGTTCTGTTTCTCCTGTTTTTCCAAATTTAAGAAAACCAAACAGGGTACTAAATTCAGGTACCTCAAATTCCAATAAAAAGTTTAAAGTTAGAGCActaaaggagaaaacaacagaGGAAATTAACTCTCCTGAGGATATCACAAAGAAATTTGGTCTAGAAGCTGGTCTATGgaaggtatttttttttttttgaattaaatactcatttgtttcttgatatttgattaCTTGAAGCTTTGAATTGTGTccatttttaactaaatttgGGAAGTGGGAATTTGTTTTACTTAGTATAACTATTTGGTATCCAAAATTTATTATGTTTGTAGTTTCAAACTCGAATTTGAAACCTTTAATTAATAGCGGAGAGATTGATTTCATTGTGattaagagcctgtttggattgacttataagttgttgtcagtttattttgagtatttagcttttttgagtatttgactAATCAACTTAAACtcattttgtgcttaagatGAGCCCTAATAAGTAATTGAGTTTGTTtagatgaacttattttaaacaacttataagttgaaaacaacttataagtcaaaaaaaataacttgggctgcacttaccttttttttaaacttataagcatttttcaacttataaattacttaaaataGGTTCATCCAAAAAGGCTCTAAGTAATCATTGTTAAATGAGACAAATTGTATGTGCAAACATgtgtcatattttatttatctattccTTTGGTGTTTACATCAAACCATATCGAATTATCGTGGTTAAGTGAAACAAAGGGTGAAAAAATATGTTAATTAACCGTGGTTGAACAAGCGTGCAAACATGTATCATGCATTTATTGTTTTGATATAAACAGCTTGACGCAGATAAGTTTCTACACACACCTTAACCTACCTCATGGAtgtagagagactgtttttgAAAGACCTTCGGTTGAAGTAACTCATGCAAAAgattatcttttgatatattaaatgaGATTACAACATTGAATTTGATTATAATGAATGATTAGTTAGAGTTTCTAATCTATAGTCTTTATGATTCAAACATGATATCAGATATTTAGCTCAAAAGAGGAAGGAGATGAAGAGAACAAGGATAAAAAATCAAAAGGGGACCAAGCGAAAGAGCTTTTGGCAAAATATGGAGGAGCCTATTTAGCAACTTCCATTACTCTCTCATTGATATCATTTGCTCTTTGTTATGCTCTGATTAATGCTGGTGTTGATGTTCAATCCTTGCTACAGAAGGTACACTTTTCTCAACACAAAAAAGTTTCTTGGCACTCATTCCGTTTTGATTTGtttgtttggttttgatttagtacgaaatttaagaaagtatagaagacttttgaatcttgtggtcttaaattaaagatatctGAAATGTATCGAAATGTTCTTTAATCTTGTGTCTTAAATATGCCACGTGtaagttagaattaaagagttgctcaaaaaggaaagagactttcttttttaaatgaactaaaaaggtaagtaaaacaaacaaattgaaatggagggagtattataTTTGGTTTGAAGGAATTAGCAGAAGAAGCAATGGGGAGGAAAGAAATATATTGTGTTCTTGCACCCACAAGGTGTGTTGTCAAATAGCATAGCTGCtcggattcttcaaaaatgttgccTGGTTcatgtcggatcctccaaaagaATGTATTCTTGCACCTCCAAGGTGTGTGGTTCTTGCACCTCCAAGGTGTGTGGCAGAGCGGCTATGCTACTTGGGCTCTTAAAAACTGTTGTTGGGTGCATGTTGAATCCTAcaaaagtagtgcatttaaAGATCCGACAAGGGGTGcggcaacatttttgaagagttcgaGCAACATAGCCTGGCGGTTAATGGAACTGGAATGAAAATTAGGAGAGACAGAATTTAAATCCCAATAGAGGCAAAAAAACATTAGTTGATTTCTTTCTCATCTTACAAATATTGGTGGGTGGAGTT
This region of Solanum dulcamara chromosome 9, daSolDulc1.2, whole genome shotgun sequence genomic DNA includes:
- the LOC129902623 gene encoding uncharacterized protein LOC129902623 produces the protein MAYALQITSQYYHNRISLCSVSPVFPNLRKPNRVLNSGTSNSNKKFKVRALKEKTTEEINSPEDITKKFGLEAGLWKIFSSKEEGDEENKDKKSKGDQAKELLAKYGGAYLATSITLSLISFALCYALINAGVDVQSLLQKVGISTDETGEKVGTFTLAYAAHKAASPIRFPPTVALTPIVASWIGKKVDKE